The genomic region TTATACATATGGATACCAATGTTCGCCTTAAATGTTGGGATTCTACCAAAAAAACGCTACTTTTTAGCAAAAACACAAAGGGAAATTTGCTATAATACGCGCTTACTTTAATCAAAATAACTCCAAACCAAAAGGATTTTCTTGCAAATATTTTTACAAAAACTTAAAGCACTTTTTTTTAGCTCCCCAAACAAACAGCGCTACATCACCGCGCTTTTACTCATCGCAATTTTAGCGCTTGTATTGTTTTTGAATTACAAAGCACTAACTTGGGCGATTTTGGGCGCACTTTTTATACTTGGAGTGAAAGAATCTTTTGGTCTTTTTAAGATTGAAGGCGTATGGCATTGTTATGCTTTTTGCGCGCTTGCTTGGGTGGGTGCATATTTTAGCGCTAAGCCCCTTTATTGTGGATTTTTTGTCCTCTTGCTCTATGCTTCCTATCTTGCTTATACCAGAAAGATTAGCCCAAAAATGCTTTTACCTTTTATCTATCCAACTTTGCCGTTTTTGTGTATTTGGGAAGTGTATATAAACCTCGATAGATTGGGACTTATAAGTCTCATTATGATAGTCGCGCTCACAGATACAGGCGCATATTTTGGCGGAAAAGCATTTGGTAGGACGCCATTTTGCCCCACTTCGCCTAAGAAAACCATTGAAGGTGTGATTGTAGGCGTGCTTTGTGGCGTGATTGCAGGAAGTGTGTTTTTTGTAGGATTCTTTCCTAATTTTGCCTTAGCACTTGTTGGCGCATTTGTAGTCTCTGTGCTGGCTGTATTTGGCGATTTGTTTGAAAGCTACTTAAAGCGCACAGCTCAAATAAAAGATAGCGGTGGAATTTTACCCGGACACGGGGGCATTTTAGACAGGGTTGACGCGATTTTATTTAGCGCCATTGGCATGCAATTTGTGCTTTCATTTTTTACATAATTTTAAAATTTTATGATTCTCCTAGGCAGCACAGGCTCAATTGGTGTCAATACCATAAAAGTCACAAAAGCTTTCAATATCCCCATAGAATCCTTAAGCGCTGGGCGCAATATCACTTTGCTAAATACCCAAATGCGCGAAGTGTTGCCGCAAAAAATTGCTATTGCAGATTCTAAAGATATTCCAAAACTTGATAACGCGTTTATCAAAAAGCATAATATTAGCGTGTATTGCGGAGAATCTGGGCTTTTAGAAATGATTACAGATTCACAAAGTGCGCTTGTTGTAAATGCGCTCGTTGGCTTTGCTGGGCTTGCCCCGAGCCTGCAAGCAAAGCAATGTGGCAAAAAACTAGCACTTGCAAATAAAGAAAGCTTGGTTGTGGCGGGCTGGCTTTTAAAAAACCACAAAATCACGCCTATTGATAGTGAGCATTTTGGGCTATGGTATTTGGCGCAAAATACGCAATTTTCACACGCACAAGATTCTGTAAATTTTCAGAATCTACAAGATTCTAAACATTCCCAAAACACGCAAGATTCTAAAAAAAATCAGAATTCACAAGATTCCCACGCGCAAAATAGCATAAAACAGCTTTTGCTTACTGCCAGTGGGGGCGCACTACGCGATATGCCATTAGAAAAGCTTGCAAATGCCACGCCACAAGAAGCGCTCAAGCACCCAAATTGGTCAATGGGGCAGAAAATCACCATCGATAGTGCGACAATGATAAACAAACTTTTTGAGGTGCTAGAGGCGCGTTGGCTCTTTGGTATCGAGTGCATTAACGCGTTAATTGAAAAAAACTCGCTAATCCACGCGCTCATAGAGTTTGTCGATGGCTCGCTGTGCGCGCATATTTGTCAGTCCGATATGCGCTTACCTATCGCCTATGCGCTAAATCCAACCCTTGCATGCACGCAAAATATCATCACGCCTCTTGATTTGAGTGCGCTTACTAACCTTTGCCTTGCGCCCATTGACACAAAGCGCTATCCATTATGGAATCTCAAATCCACACTCTTAAATGCGCCAAAACTAGGTGTGGCACTCAACGCAAGTAATGAAATCGCTGTGGGCGCGTTTTTAAGCGGGCGGATTAAATTTGGCGCGATTGAAAAGATTATTTTGCGCGCACTTGAAAAGTTTGAATCAAGCAAAAACTGCACGCTTGCAAGTTTGGACGAAATCAAAGAGCTAGATTCTGCTGTGCGCAAATACAGCCTTGCATATTGTGACTAAAAATAGAATCTTAAGCACAAGCCTAAACTTGCAACGCCTTTAACTCGTTTTGCACTTTTTGTTGCAATTCCTGCGCGTTTTTTAGTCCAGCTTTTGTCTGCTCTAAAACCTGCATTGGAGCATTTTTTACAAAGTTTGGATTTTCTAGCTGGGTTGCAAGCTTCGTAATTTCCTTTTGCAATCTAGAATCTTGAGCGTTCAGACGCATAATAATCGCGCTCAAATCGATGCCCTCCAGCTTCACAAAGCTTTGTGCATACTCGCTCACATCGCCAATACAACCCTGTGGTTTAGAATCCACAAGGCTAATTTTTTCAACCTTTGCAAGCTTGCATACAAAGCGTTCCAAAAGTGCAGAATCCACCTCCACATCAAGCTTGAAAAATACCTGCGAGATTGTGGCATTCCCAAGCTCTAAGGTCGCTTTCAAACGGCGCAAAGACACAATGCAATCTTTAATGCGCGCAAAATGTGCCTCCAAAAGAGAATCTGCACGCGCCTGCTCCTCGCTCCTCTGCCCTACCTGCGGAAATGGCTCAATCATAATCGAGGTAGAATCTGCAAGCTTCGTGCCTCTTAGCATTTGCCACAAATCCTCGCTCAAAAATGGCATAAATGGATGCAAGAGTTTCAAAGCCTGCATAAAAATCGCGCCAAGCTCAAAAATCGCCTCTTTTTGCGCCTTTGCAAGCTCAATACCCCAATCACAAAATTCATTCCACAAAAAGTGCTCGATAATACTTGTGGCTTCATTAAAACGATAGGTTTCAAGAGAGGCGCGCAATTGTGTGATTGTGGTATTTAAGCGCGCGCGCAAATAGCACCCAAGCGGTGTGTTAAAATCTTGCAACTCTGAAAAAGTAGGATTTTCTGGGCGCAACTGCTTTGCATACAACATCAAAAATTGCGCGGCGTTATAGATTTTATTTGCGAAATTTTTTGACAAATCAAGTTGCGTGTAAGAAAGCTTAATATCGCGTCCCTGCGCGCAAAGGCTTGCAAGACAATAGCGCAAACAATCCGCGCCATAACTTTTGATGATTTCAAGCGGGTCGATGATATTGCCACGCGACTTACTCATTTTATTGCCAAACTCATCGCGCACAAGCGCGTGCAAATAAATATCCTTAAAAGGCAGCTTGCCAAGCAAAGATTCCCCACTAAGGAGCATTCTAGCCACCCAAAAAAAGAGAATATCAAAGCCGGTGATAAGCAAAGAATTTGGATAAAAGCGTTCTAAATCATCACTTTCATATAGAGAATCTTGCGTATCACCTGCAAACTCTCCATTCCCCCAACCAAGCGTGCTAAACGCCCAAAGCGCGGAACTAAACCAAGTATCAAGTACATCAGAATCTTGTGTTTGAGCGCGGGCACTACATTTAGGACAAGTGGGATTATCAACTTCGCTTGCGATTTTTTCCCCACACTCACAATACCACACCGGGATTCTATGTCCCCACCAAAGTTGGCGCGAGATACACCAATCGCGCAATTCATTCATCCACGCATTATAATTATTCAGCCAAGCAGGTGGGAAAAACTGCGCTTCCTTAGCATTCACGCGCTTGATAGCATTTGCGGCAACTTCCTTTTTGACAAACCACTGCTTTGAAATATAAGGCTCAATCACGCTCCCGCAACGATAACATTTACCAACTTTGTTTGTGTAAGATTCTATTTTTTCTACAAAGTTAAGCGCCTGAAGTTTTGCAATAATTTTTTCCCTCGCACTCAAGCGTTCCAAGCCTTCAAACTCCCCTGCAAGCGCGTTTAGAATCCCTTTTTCATCAAACACCACAAATGAAGGAATATTATGCATTTTTCCCACTTGATAGTCGTTCATATCGTGCGCGGGCGTTACCTTCACGCAACCTGTCCCAAACGTCATATCCACACAAGAATCTGCAATGATAGGGATTTCTTTTTCACTCAAAGGCAGGCGCACAGACTTCCCTACCAAATGCTTATAACGCAAATCCTGCGGATTCACCATCACTGCACTATCGCCAAAAAATGTTTCCGGACGCGTGGTGGCTACAACCACATATTCGCTAGGATTCTCAACCAAAAAATAGCGCAGGTAATACAAACTGCTTTCATTCTCCTCATACTCGACTTCTATATCGCTCAACGCACCATCATGCACGCACCAATTTATCATATAAGAATCTTGCACGATAAGCCCTTGATTGTACCAATGCACAAACGCTTTTTTCACGGCATTTTGCAAGCCTTTATCCATTGTAAAGCGCAATCTACTCCACGCAGGTGAAATGCCAAGCTTACGCATTTGTTCTAAGATTTTCCCACCAGATTCTTCTTTCCACTCCCACACTTTTTGCAAAAACGCCTCTCTGCCCAAATCCTGCTTATTCACACCCTTTGCAAGAAGTTGTTTTTCTACAATGTTTTGCGTAGCAATCCCAGCGTGGTCCATTCCGGGCTGATAAAGCGTAGCATAGCCGTCCATACGCTTATAGCGCACGATAATATCTTGCAGGCTCAAGGTTAGCGCGTGCCCGATATGTAGCACGCCGGTGACATTTGGTGGAGGCATCATAATGCAAAAATTTTTCTTCTTGCTTCTATCTACTTCAAAATACCCGCGCTCTTGCCAAATC from Helicobacter himalayensis harbors:
- a CDS encoding valine--tRNA ligase, with product MQENLPTQTKNTNPNTQKGYNPASIESQIYEIWQERGYFEVDRSKKKNFCIMMPPPNVTGVLHIGHALTLSLQDIIVRYKRMDGYATLYQPGMDHAGIATQNIVEKQLLAKGVNKQDLGREAFLQKVWEWKEESGGKILEQMRKLGISPAWSRLRFTMDKGLQNAVKKAFVHWYNQGLIVQDSYMINWCVHDGALSDIEVEYEENESSLYYLRYFLVENPSEYVVVATTRPETFFGDSAVMVNPQDLRYKHLVGKSVRLPLSEKEIPIIADSCVDMTFGTGCVKVTPAHDMNDYQVGKMHNIPSFVVFDEKGILNALAGEFEGLERLSAREKIIAKLQALNFVEKIESYTNKVGKCYRCGSVIEPYISKQWFVKKEVAANAIKRVNAKEAQFFPPAWLNNYNAWMNELRDWCISRQLWWGHRIPVWYCECGEKIASEVDNPTCPKCSARAQTQDSDVLDTWFSSALWAFSTLGWGNGEFAGDTQDSLYESDDLERFYPNSLLITGFDILFFWVARMLLSGESLLGKLPFKDIYLHALVRDEFGNKMSKSRGNIIDPLEIIKSYGADCLRYCLASLCAQGRDIKLSYTQLDLSKNFANKIYNAAQFLMLYAKQLRPENPTFSELQDFNTPLGCYLRARLNTTITQLRASLETYRFNEATSIIEHFLWNEFCDWGIELAKAQKEAIFELGAIFMQALKLLHPFMPFLSEDLWQMLRGTKLADSTSIMIEPFPQVGQRSEEQARADSLLEAHFARIKDCIVSLRRLKATLELGNATISQVFFKLDVEVDSALLERFVCKLAKVEKISLVDSKPQGCIGDVSEYAQSFVKLEGIDLSAIIMRLNAQDSRLQKEITKLATQLENPNFVKNAPMQVLEQTKAGLKNAQELQQKVQNELKALQV
- the dxr gene encoding 1-deoxy-D-xylulose-5-phosphate reductoisomerase; the protein is MILLGSTGSIGVNTIKVTKAFNIPIESLSAGRNITLLNTQMREVLPQKIAIADSKDIPKLDNAFIKKHNISVYCGESGLLEMITDSQSALVVNALVGFAGLAPSLQAKQCGKKLALANKESLVVAGWLLKNHKITPIDSEHFGLWYLAQNTQFSHAQDSVNFQNLQDSKHSQNTQDSKKNQNSQDSHAQNSIKQLLLTASGGALRDMPLEKLANATPQEALKHPNWSMGQKITIDSATMINKLFEVLEARWLFGIECINALIEKNSLIHALIEFVDGSLCAHICQSDMRLPIAYALNPTLACTQNIITPLDLSALTNLCLAPIDTKRYPLWNLKSTLLNAPKLGVALNASNEIAVGAFLSGRIKFGAIEKIILRALEKFESSKNCTLASLDEIKELDSAVRKYSLAYCD
- a CDS encoding phosphatidate cytidylyltransferase; this translates as MQIFLQKLKALFFSSPNKQRYITALLLIAILALVLFLNYKALTWAILGALFILGVKESFGLFKIEGVWHCYAFCALAWVGAYFSAKPLYCGFFVLLLYASYLAYTRKISPKMLLPFIYPTLPFLCIWEVYINLDRLGLISLIMIVALTDTGAYFGGKAFGRTPFCPTSPKKTIEGVIVGVLCGVIAGSVFFVGFFPNFALALVGAFVVSVLAVFGDLFESYLKRTAQIKDSGGILPGHGGILDRVDAILFSAIGMQFVLSFFT